A segment of the Pseudomonas serboccidentalis genome:
GAACTTTAAATCGGTATTTCGCGATATACCAATATGAATTTGATCTGACGACCGCATAAATCGGTATATCGGGTTATAACGATACGTGTGGTGTAACGATGAAAGCGCGCAGTGCTAAGCTGCGCCCATGAACTATCTCGCACATTTACACCTCGGAGGCCAGCGCCCCGAGCAATTACTCGGCAGTCTGTATGGCGATTTCGTCAAAGGACGGCTGCAGGGGCAGTTTGCTCCGCAGATTGAAGCGGCGATTCACTTGCACCGCCGAATTGATGTGTTCACCGATCGCCATCCTTTGGTGGACACGGCGCTCGGGCGCTTTTCGCAGACGCGTCGGCGCTACGCCGGGATCGTCCTCGATGTGTTTTTCGACCATTGCCTGGCGCGCGACTGGACGCTGTACGCCGATCAGCCGCTGGAGCAGTTCACCACCGACGTTTACCGCGTGCTGTCGAGTGAAAGGCAACTGCCCGAACGCCTGGCGATGATCGCGCCGCACATGGTCGCCAATGACTGGCTGGGTTCATATCAGGAGTTCGAAGTGCTGGAGCAGGTGTTGCGCGGGATCTCCCGGCGCCTGACCCGGCCTGAGGAACTGGCGGGGGCGATGCAGGAGTTGCGGCGCTTGTATGAGCCGCTGAGTGAGGATTTCCGCTTGTTCTACCCGCAACTGCAGGACTTTGCGGCTTCACAGGGATAGGCAAGATCAAAAGATCGCAGCCTTCGGCAGCTCCTACAGGGGATCAGTGTAGGAGCTGCCGAAGGCTGCGATCTTTTGCTTTTCAGGCAGCGATCAGTTCGCCGGCACGCCGTGGCTCGGCCGGTTTGGCGATATCACCAAACAACGCCTTCTGCACCGCCTGCTGCGCTTCGAACGCCAGTGCCGCACGCTCGCGACCCTGACAGGCGATTGGCTTGAGCAGATGCACTTCGACATCGCCGCAATCATTGCTGAACAGGCGCATCAGGTGCGACAGCAAGTCATCATCACCAATGAACGGCGCCAGCGTGTCGATTTCGCCATCACGCAGGTAACGGATCGCCACCGGTTGCAGCATCACCTCGGAATCGATTGCCGCCGACAGCAGGCGACCATGAAAGGTGCGCAGCGAGCGGCCATCGGTGGTGGTGCCTTCCGGGAACATCAGCAGCGGATGTCGGGTTTGCAAATGGCGGGTCATCTGTTTGCGGATCAACTGGCTGTCGCCCGAACCGCGACGGATGA
Coding sequences within it:
- a CDS encoding ACP phosphodiesterase — protein: MNYLAHLHLGGQRPEQLLGSLYGDFVKGRLQGQFAPQIEAAIHLHRRIDVFTDRHPLVDTALGRFSQTRRRYAGIVLDVFFDHCLARDWTLYADQPLEQFTTDVYRVLSSERQLPERLAMIAPHMVANDWLGSYQEFEVLEQVLRGISRRLTRPEELAGAMQELRRLYEPLSEDFRLFYPQLQDFAASQG
- a CDS encoding lysophospholipid acyltransferase family protein — protein: MSRFRVYARIARVLVVVTLGLIMASVFGVFERLGLAHSMQRRQRWSRFFMARLSNALPFRVTVHGELPKQPMLWVSNHVSWTDIPLLGMLTPLSFLSKAEVRTWPVAGWLAAKAGSLFIRRGSGDSQLIRKQMTRHLQTRHPLLMFPEGTTTDGRSLRTFHGRLLSAAIDSEVMLQPVAIRYLRDGEIDTLAPFIGDDDLLSHLMRLFSNDCGDVEVHLLKPIACQGRERAALAFEAQQAVQKALFGDIAKPAEPRRAGELIAA